The sequence below is a genomic window from Rhizobium gallicum bv. gallicum R602sp.
GGCCATGGCAAAGTTCTGTCTGCGCACGATGGCCAATATCGAGCGCCCGGCGATTGCGGCCATTTGGCCGACGCTGCGAGGCGAGAGCATCGTTCTCGATGTTGGCGCGACGATCGGCGCTGATTCTCAGCAGCTGATGGACTTCGCCCTGATGGGCGGCGCCATGGCGCGCGCCCTCTTCGAACTCGAACGGCCGACGATCGGCCTGCTGAACGTCGGCGTCGAAGAGATGAAAGGCCAGGAAGAAGTCAAGGAAGCAGGCCGGCTGCTTCGCGAGGCCAATATCGATTCGCTCGAATATTCCGGTTTCGTCGAAGGCGACGACATCGGGAAAGGCACCGTCGATGTCGTCGTGACCGAAGGCTTTTCGGGCAATATCGCCTTGAAGGCGGCAGAAGGTACGGCAAAACAGATTGCCGCATACCTGCGTGCTGCGATGTCCCGCACGCTGCTTGCCAGGATCGGCTATCTCTTTGCCAAGAGCGCCTTCGACATGCTTCGCGAAAAGATGGACCCGAGCAAGGTCAATGGCGGCGTATTCCTTGGTCTCAACGGCATCGTCATCAAGAGCCATGGCGGCGCCAATGCAGACGGCATCGCTGCTGCCATCGAGGTCGGCTATGATATGGCCAAGAATGGCCTCAATCAGAAAATAGAAAACGATCTCAAGAAATATCATGCCAAGCGGTTACCCCCGATGGGGCCGGAAGCCGCATGAGCAACGAGGTTTAACCAGAATGATCCGTTCAGTGGTTCGCGGGTTCGGAGCCGCACTTCCGAAACGCGTAATGACCAATCGCGAGTTGGAAGATGTCGTCGATACGTCTGACGAGTGGATTGTCCAACGCACCGGCATCCGCCAGCGACATATCGCAAGCGATGACGAGACCACGTCTTCGCTCGGCGAGCGGGCTGCGCGTGCGGCGCTCGACAAGGCAGGGCTGACGCCTGCCGACATCGATCTCATCATCTGCGCCACCTCGACGCCGGACAACACTTTCCCGGCGACGGCGGTCAATATCCAGAACCGTCTCGGCATGCACCACGGCTTCGCCTTCGACGTTCAGGCGGTCTGCACCGGCTTCGTCTATGCCGTGACGACGGCCGACGCCTATATCCGTGGCGGCCTCGCCAGGCGTGCCCTCGTGATCGGTGCGGAAACCTTCTCGCGCATCCTCGATTGGAACGACCGCACCACCTGCGTGCTTTTCGGCGACGGCGCCGGCGCGATCGTGATCGAGGCTGCCGAAGGTGAGGGTACGACAGCCGATCGCGGCATCCTGACGGCGCATCTTCGCTCCGATGGCTCGCACAAGGAGAAACTCTTCGTCGATGGCGGCCCGTCCACCACCGGCACCGTCGGCAAGCTGCGCATGGAAGGCCGCGAGGTCTTCAAATATGCCGTTGGCATGATCACCGACGTAATCCAGGCCGCCTTCGATTCGACGGGTACGACCGCCGAAGATCTCGACTGGCTTGTGCCGCACCAGGCGAACCGCCGCATCATCGACGGCTCCGCCAAGAAGCTGCATATCGCCCCCGAGAAGGTCGTCATCACTGTCGACCTGCACGGCAACACCTCAGCCGCCTCGATCCCGCTCGCACTTGCCACTGCAGCAGGCGATGGACGCATCAAGAAAGGCGATCTGGTGATGCTGGAGGCGATGGGCGGCGGCTTCACCTGGGGTGCTTTGCTGCTGCGCTGGTGACGGCGAAGAATCGCAAAAAACTGGCGACGAACAAGAGCTTGACCGTAAGGCGCAAGACAAATAGTCTTTGCTCGCTTTTAAAAAATATTTTGTAGAATTGGCGGGGAGACCATGACCGGAAAGACAGTGACGCGAGCAGACCTGGCGGAATCGGTTTTCCGGAAGGTCGGTCTCTCCAGGACCGAATCCGCCGAACTCGTCGAGACCGTGCTCGACGAAATCTGCAACGCCATCGTCCGCGGCGAAACCGTCAAGCTTTCCTCCTTCGCCACCTTCCAGGTCCGCGATAAGAATGAGCGCATCGGCCGCAACCCCAAGACGGGCGAAGAAGTGCCGATCTCGCCCCGCCGGGTGATGACCTTCAAGGCTTCGAACGTCCTGAAGACCCGTATTCTCAAGGCGCACACCCTGCGCAAGGTCAAGCAGAAGCCCGCAAATCCGGCCATGTAAGGGTGCAATGGGATAAGTTGAATATCTGTCCCTGATTGCTGCCTCCTGATCATTTTTCTCCAACCGCGCTTTCGGGCTTGTGGGTACGCGAAGACATGACTTGAATTCAACGCCGCAAACCGTTGAAATATGATGAGTCGCGGTTTGGACCGCCACCGGTGATCGCGTAGGGAGTACGACCTTGGACAAGAGCCCCGATGCCTTCCGAACAATCAGCGAAGTCGCTGACGACCTCGATCTGCCGCAACACGTTCTGCGTTTTTGGGAAACGCGCTTTCCGCAGATAAAGCCAATGAAGAGGGGCGGCGGGCGCCGCTATTACCGGCCGGAAGACGTGGATCTGCTGAAGGGCATCCGCCATCTCCTTTACGACCATGGCTATACGATCAAGGGCGTTCAGAAGCTCCTGAAGACCAACGGCAACAAGTTCGTCGTCGCTGTCGCGCAAGGCGATCTCGCCAGCGTCGAGGCGCTTGCCGCGGGTGGCAGGGACAGCGCTCCGGGTGAACCGCGCGTCGGCATTGCGGAGGAGGATCAGCTGGTCGGCCGCGCAAAGCCGCCGATTACCCGCCGCTTCTTCAATTTCGTCGCCGGCGACGACGATCAGTCTGAAGTCTCGATCGGCAAGTCGAGCGTCAGCAAGGAGGACAGGGCGCTTCTGCAGGAGGCGCTCTACGATCTTCTGGAATGCAAGCGCCTTCTCGATCAAGTGCGCTAAAAATCCTTGTGCCTTAGGAATGCGGCCCGTGACCGGGCACTGGACGGTGACAGACGGGGTGACGAAGGTCGGCCAATTCCAGGCGGTATCGTCGACGCCGATTGCCGTCTCCCATGGAAAATTTCGCCGGAAGCAGCGTCTTTTCCGACGGGAGGGTAGGCGAATCCGGCGCTCGCAGCGGTGGTGCTCGCATGCGGCTGGCGGTAGCTGCACCCGTCATGCGCCGGGAAGGCTGATCATCGCCGGCTCTGGACCAAGGCTTCCTGAGGATGAGATGCCTGTGTCTTGCTCTCGGAGGACATGGGCGCGAAGCTTTTGAGCTTCGCGCCTAATCTGATCACTCAAGGATTTGAATGACGCGGTGCGTCTGAGGTTCGACGATCACTCTGCGATTGTTGACGACGGTATAAGCATAACCGTCCATATCCGGGACCTCGTGGATTTCAACCGTCTCCGGAAGCGTCGTTCCGACGACGACATCGCCCTCATAGACGACGGAAGGTACCTGCTGCTCCATCACATAGGTGCGAACTTCCCCCGGCAAGACGATGGAGCCGGTGGGTGCAGGGTCGACGATTACCGTACTCTGCGCGAAGGCGGTAGAGCAGACCGTCAGCGTTACGGCGGCCGTAGCCAGCATGGTCTTGCGCATAGTGCAAACTCCTTTTCCTACCCAGCCTTGATCAAAAAACGCCCCCACGGGTCCGTTGTTCCGGAAAAGGTCGCAGCCGCCTGCTGCTTCGCTGACGAGGCACCGACCTTGGCAAAGCCGCCGGCATCTGTTTAGAGAGGATCGCACGAAAGGACTCGTGCACAGAGAATCGACAGAAAACAGAGAGACAATCCTGATCTCCGTCCGCCTTTCTGCTTACAAAGCCCGTTTTCACAAGGAATTCCCCTGTGTCCTCACTCAATGTACCCGGCAAAGCCTACGATGCATTCCTCTTCGACATGGACGGCACGCTGCTTAACTCCATAGCGGTCGTTGAGCGTATCTGGGGCGATTGGGCAAAGGATCACGGCCTCGAGCCGGAAGTGTTCCTGAAGACGATACACGGCGTCCGTGCCAGCGACACCATCCGTCAACTGGCACTTCCCGGTGTGGATCCGATGCTTGAAGCGAAAAAACTCCTGATCGAGGAAATGGAAGACGTCGACGGCATCGTGCAGATCCCCGGCGCAGTCCGCTTTCTGAACGGCATTCCCGCC
It includes:
- the plsX gene encoding phosphate acyltransferase PlsX; this translates as MIRISLDLMGGDFGPQVVIPGAAKALERHPDISFVFFGLKEQCDPVLAKFPKVREKSVFHDCELAVRMDEKPSQALRRGRYISTMWRSIEAVKTGDADVAVSAGNTGALMAMAKFCLRTMANIERPAIAAIWPTLRGESIVLDVGATIGADSQQLMDFALMGGAMARALFELERPTIGLLNVGVEEMKGQEEVKEAGRLLREANIDSLEYSGFVEGDDIGKGTVDVVVTEGFSGNIALKAAEGTAKQIAAYLRAAMSRTLLARIGYLFAKSAFDMLREKMDPSKVNGGVFLGLNGIVIKSHGGANADGIAAAIEVGYDMAKNGLNQKIENDLKKYHAKRLPPMGPEAA
- a CDS encoding beta-ketoacyl-ACP synthase III; the encoded protein is MIRSVVRGFGAALPKRVMTNRELEDVVDTSDEWIVQRTGIRQRHIASDDETTSSLGERAARAALDKAGLTPADIDLIICATSTPDNTFPATAVNIQNRLGMHHGFAFDVQAVCTGFVYAVTTADAYIRGGLARRALVIGAETFSRILDWNDRTTCVLFGDGAGAIVIEAAEGEGTTADRGILTAHLRSDGSHKEKLFVDGGPSTTGTVGKLRMEGREVFKYAVGMITDVIQAAFDSTGTTAEDLDWLVPHQANRRIIDGSAKKLHIAPEKVVITVDLHGNTSAASIPLALATAAGDGRIKKGDLVMLEAMGGGFTWGALLLRW
- a CDS encoding integration host factor subunit alpha — encoded protein: MTGKTVTRADLAESVFRKVGLSRTESAELVETVLDEICNAIVRGETVKLSSFATFQVRDKNERIGRNPKTGEEVPISPRRVMTFKASNVLKTRILKAHTLRKVKQKPANPAM
- a CDS encoding MerR family transcriptional regulator, translated to MDKSPDAFRTISEVADDLDLPQHVLRFWETRFPQIKPMKRGGGRRYYRPEDVDLLKGIRHLLYDHGYTIKGVQKLLKTNGNKFVVAVAQGDLASVEALAAGGRDSAPGEPRVGIAEEDQLVGRAKPPITRRFFNFVAGDDDQSEVSIGKSSVSKEDRALLQEALYDLLECKRLLDQVR
- a CDS encoding DUF1236 domain-containing protein, whose protein sequence is MRKTMLATAAVTLTVCSTAFAQSTVIVDPAPTGSIVLPGEVRTYVMEQQVPSVVYEGDVVVGTTLPETVEIHEVPDMDGYAYTVVNNRRVIVEPQTHRVIQILE